The Methanophagales archaeon genome segment CCGGAGATGATACCGCCAGTGGGGAAATCAGGCGCTTTTATTATCTCCATCAGCTCCTTTATACTCACTTCTGGCTCGTCTATTACCTTTATAATGCCATCCACAACCTCTCTGAGATTATGTGGCGGCATATTCGTCGCCATACCGACAGCGATACCGGAAGTGCCGTTAATCAGGAGATTTGGTAACTTTGCGGGTAATACCTTCGGCTCCTTCAGTGTGTTATCAAAATTAGGAACCCAATCAACAGTGTCCTTATCGAGGTCAACCAGCAGTTCCTCCGCTATCTTCGACAATCTTGCTTCGGTGTATCGCATAGCAGCCGGTGCGTCACCATCTATACTGCCGAAATTGCCCTGACCATCAACCAGAGGATATCGGTAAGAGAAATCCTGCGCCATCCTCACCAGTGTATCATAAACAGCAACATCTCCGTGTGGATGGTACTTACCCAACACGTCCCCTACTATCCGCGCTGATTTCTTATGCGGTCTATCATGGGTGACGCCGAGTTCATGCATACCGAACAATATACGCCGATGTACAGGTTTCAAGCCATCGCGAGCGTCAGGAAGAGCCCTACCAACAATCACACTCATCGCGTAATCTATATACGAGCTCTTCATCTCCTCTTCTACACTGACCTCTATTACACGCTGCTCCTGTTCTTCACTCATTTCGTTTTATCTCCATGTCTTCACGCTGGATATAATTACGTCACCTTCTCCTGTCGCCTCAATCGCATTATTCAATGCGGTATCAAGGTCTGATGCGAAAGATACAGGTACACCTTCAAATTCCGCTTCCGCCCGGAAACGGTCTCCAACGATTATTATCTCCTTGAAATCGCTTCTTTCATTCGCCATCTCCACCACTTCCTTCAATTCATCCACATTTATACCCTCACACACATAAGGCGAATCTTCACCGATGATCAAAATCATCTTCTTCTTTATCTGCTTCTGTCTTTGCTCTCGCTCTGAGTGATATGGATGCAGATGTGAGGCAGCATCTACCAGCCCACTGATGAACTTCAATTTCGTGCCCGAATTGGAATTGTCAATCAATATTCGCCCTTTTAGCTCTTCAACCTTCATTCTACCCGCAACTGCTGTTATCTCTCTGGTATTTAGCTCCTCTGGTGCAATACCAAGGCTCAACACCGCACATAAGGCAGCTTCCAGGCAGCTCCTGTAATAATCGCTTCCTATACGCCATTTGAAAGGTGCAAAGTTCAGACTACCACTGATAATCTTGCCATCTATGGTCTTCAACTTGTTAAAGACCGCCCTTACTTCCTCTATCCAGAGGTTCTCTCCTCTATCTCCATAGCTATTACTGTTACTGTTATCATGCACAACAGAGGAAAGAGAGAGCCCGGGATGTACAACGATACCATCGCTGCAATTCTTGATGGAAGCTATCTTAGCCGCAGATGCCGTTTTTGTAGCACCTGCAATCTTATAATCATCTTCAAGGCTTGTTATCACACCCACATCGCATGAACCCGTCAACCCAAGGGAGATCTCAAAAATTGCTATTTCGGGATTCAAATCCATATCACGAGCCAGAAGCATCACCTTCAGCACATTCGCAGGTGTACCACTGAGCCTGGGTAGTTTTATTTCTCCACCATCTGCTGATTTGTACCTCGTACCAGAACTGGTATGCAGAATGATATTCTTTTCCATACCACGTAGCAGCTGATATATCAGTTCACATGTCGTCGTCTTCTTCACTGTACCTGTTATTTCTATCACATGTAATCCCGAGAAGGGGTTGTTCAAGCTCACAAGCTCTTTCACCGCTTCATGGTGGTTGATAAGTTGTATGTGTGCGTTCAACACCTGTTTCATTATCTCAAAGTTCGGATTCAGATGAACCGGCGCGATGACAAGATCATAATTCAAATCGCCTCTGAAGGTGGGCTCTCTATATGGATTGAAGATGTCCACCTCCTTACCGAGCTCTTTTAATGCATCTGCAATCACTTCAGCGCCATGGATAGGATCCAGAACCAGTATCCGGCTCGCATCTTCTATTTTTAGCCTCATAAATGCTCCGCCGGGGATTTGAACCCCGGTCAAGGGCTCGAGAGGCCCTTATGCTTGGCCGAACTACACCAGCGGAGCTAAGTTAAACCATCTTTTACTTCTCTCACTGCTCGGGCTTACCCAGTGCTATAAACGCATCACAGACCTCGTCAGGGTCGCCACGCATCACTATCTCACCTTCATCTATCATTATCGCCTCATGTGTGAGTTCTCGAATCACTTCGAGCTGATGACTCACCACCAGTATCGTTGTATTGAACTCATAATTCAACTTCTTTATCGAATTCGCTATCTTACGCATGGAGATAGGGTCGAGATCACCAAAGGGCTCATCCAGCAGTAGCACTTCGGGCTTCGCTGACATCAGAATTGCAATTGCCAGCCTGACCCGCTCACCCGCACTTGCCTCTGCATTGTGCCGCTCAAATATCTCCTCAGGCAGATCCAACGCCTTGAGATATGGTCTGGCAGCTTCAAATGTCTCTGTCAGTGGGAACTTCGGGAACAGGCTCTCGAAGATTTCGATACTGAGACCCAGATCCTCAAGCTTTTGTTTCGCTTCTAATTCTGGCATATCAGCAATCCTCAGGAGTGCATCGAGTGTTACATTGCTTATCCCCTGCTCCTCTGCTCTCTTCATTGCCTGCCGTACCATTTCAAGCTTCTTTATACCCAGCTTCTGGGCAAATGCATCCTGAACGAGTTGATAAGGCGGTAACGTGAACTCCTGATGCAGGATGCCCAACTTTGTCCGAGCTTCCATCGCCCTCTTACTGCCAAGTGCAGCGATATTGGCGAAATCCACTGTTCCTATTCGATATAAAACCTGCCCCTTATCTGGCTGCTCAACGCCCGCAAGCATCCTCATCAGCACCGTCTTGCCCATTGCTGAAGGCCCAATTATACCCAGTATCTCACCACGCGGGATCTTCAGGTTCAGTTCGGGCATCTCTATCGTCTTTATCAACGTGTTGCTCGTGTATATCACATACTTCTTCCATACTCCATTGAGCTCGATTATGGTGTCTCTCGGGTTCTTTATAGGCTGCAGGGGCTCCATCGGCTCCAGTTGAGACATGAATTTCCCTATTATCTCTTCCACACCGCCATCATCTATTATTCTACCCTTGTCTATCCAGATAAGTCTGTCTGATAGCGCCCTATGCACTTCTGGCATGTGCGAAACGAGCAATATACTGATGCCCGTTGCCTCGTTTACTCGCTTCACACTATCCAGCAGTTCTTCACGTGATATTGGGTCTGACATCGTACTGGGCTCATCCAGTAGCAGCAGTGAAGGTGATTTCGCAAGTTGACGAGCGAGTAAGACCTTTTGCTTCTCCCCTCCGCTCAATATCGGGTAGAAATACTTGTATTTCTCACGTAGCCCCACGAGGTCGAGAATCTCAAGTGCCTGCTCCTTCAACTCCTCGTATTCATCTTCATACTGCGGTAACTCTTCTAAGCCCGTCTGTGCTGCCCTGAGCCTTAATATAACATTATTCACCACGGACTGGTTCCAGAGTGCAAAAGAGCGCTGGAGATGAAAAGCCGTCTTCTTCTGCAATTTCTTGAATTCAGAATAAGGAGAATCATGCTCTACACTCACACCATCCAGCTCTATCCTGCCAGCATCAAACCGCTCATAGCCACGAAGCATGCGAAGCAAGGTCGTCTTTCCTGCGCCACTCTTCCCTATTATCCCCAGCACCCCCCCTTTATCTAACTTGAAGGATACGTTATCCAGCGCAACTATCTCTTTCCCGATCTCCTCCAGTTTATAGGTCTTACAAAGCCCCTCAACATTCAATATCTCTACCATCTTCTATCACTCTCGTTCAGCATGATGTACATGTAATAATAGAAGATTTAATTTAATTAAAAATATCAATTTCCGCCATTGTTAGCACAGCACAATAGTGATAGTGTTACGTTATGCCTATCGCCAGAGGTAAGGGAGAAGACTACATAAAGCATAACCATAACATATCACATTAACAAACACACAAACACATTTTAGCTTTCCCTTTTTCCCTTTACTCACCACCTCGCCGGTATCGTAATCAACGACCTTAATCTCCACCTCCTCCGGCTTCGCAAGTTTTAGTGTTACAACAGGAACTATCGCCTCCTGTAAACTTAACCCACCATGAACAAATTTAGGTCGTGTCCCCATTTTACAGGAGATGTTTATATCAAATATTTCGATAGGAAATACAAAGGGATTGACGGAATGGGAGAAGTGAAATTAGACGAATTCTTTTGTCCAAACGAGGCATACCCCGATTACGGAAAGAAAGGTAGGGAAAACATCGTGCTAAAGGAACGCTATGGCAAGCAGAATACTGCACTACTCAGATGCAAGACATGCAAGAAGACTTTCTGTGATTGAATTGCTCTCGGATACGGAAAATATGCGAGATAAGAGCACGGAACTCCCGATTTTTACCAGTGACGACTGGGACGCATACAAAAACGCACTGGTCGAGGTCTACGGCGTTGAAGAGCAGCCAGAATACAAGGGACGGGGAAGACCACCCAATCCAAAGAAAGTGCCCCCGTCAGACCTGAAACTCCACGATGCACTAAAAATCGAAATTGCGGATGGTGGACGGCGTTGGATTGCGTAGCATTTTGATTAAACTTTTTTAAAGTTTGATAGAACACCCACAATGGCTGCTAACCTCACAGACCATATCTGGAGATTAGACGAGTTGTTCAAGTTTAAACCACCCCCATAGCAGGTGAATATCAGGAATATGCAGGGTGCGACGGGCCTATTTAGCGCAAGCTCTCTTATTTTTCGATCCGTTTGCCAAGCATACATGTACATTCTATGTTGTTCAAGGGGCATTATAAAATTTGTATAGCATACTCTGTTTACATTTACATCTTCTCTTTCAAGTCGATGAAAGAGGGACACGATCCGTTTTTGTAAATCATCCTTTTCCAAATCATAGAAGAAGTAATTAGGATGGTTATAACTTATAATAAAACTCGGCTTGTTTTTATATGATCTATGATTTATTCCTACTATCTTTCCTATTACTTCTGTTAATTTCTCAGTATTTATTTTTTAAGATATTAAAGTGCGGAATATGGGTTCCAGTTCCATTATAAATATGGCGAATAAAGTAGGGTTAAGGGGAGCGAACGAAGAGGAACTGCTGCGTATAAGTGAGATTATGGGGCTTGCACTCAATTTAGAAGAGATGAAGAAGATAAGGAGCTATTTCATTGCGCGTAATAGAGAGCCTACGGATGTGGAACTGCAGAGTATAGCGCAGGCATGGTCAGAGCATTGCAGCTACAAGAGTTCGAAGAGAATCCTGAAGGAGTTCATCTTCAGGAGCAGTATAGAAGCGCCACAGTGCATAGATGTGATAGAAGAAGACGCAGGAGTTGTGGAGTTTGATGATGAGCATGCGTATGTTGTAGCATTTGAGAGCCATAACCATCCATCAGCAATAGAACCATACGGTGGCGCTGCTACGGGTATAGGTGGTATCGTTAGAGATGTAGTATGCATGGGTGCGCAGCCGGTGGCGTTAATTGACTCTATATTCTTTGCACCACCGGATATAAAGCAACTCCCGGCAGATGTGAAGGTGAAGCATCCGCGATTCCTGTTCAACGGCGTTGTCTCAGGGATAAGCGATTATGGCAACCGTATAGGTATTCCTACCTGTGCGGGCATGATTTATTTCCATAACGGCTATGCGGGCAATTGCGTGGTGAATGTGGGCTGCGTGGGGCTGATGAAGAAGCGAGAATTGAGGCGGAGCATGGCGAAGCCGGGTGAGGTTCTTTTGCTCGTAGGTGGAAGGACAGGACGGGATGGTATACATGGTGTCACCTTCGCCTCCGGTGAATTAGGCGCCGAAGAATTCCGTAGTGCCGTCCAGCTTGGAGACCCGATAACGAAAGAGCCGTTGATGCATGCAATACTCGAATGCAATAAGCGGGGTCTGATAAGGGGTATGAAAGACCTTGGTGGTGGTGGGCTCTCATGCGCAGTGAGCGAGATGTGCCATAGCGGTGGCTGTGGCGCGGAGATACACCTGGAACGTGTGAAGTTAAAGGAATCGGGACTGCAAGCCTGGGAGATATGGATTTCTGAATCCCAGGAGCGGTTCCTGCTCGCGGTTATGCCTGACGATGTGAGCTCGCTGCGTGATATATTTGACAAATGGGATGTAGATGCCACGGATATTGGTAAAGCAGTTAGTGGAGGGCGAATAAGGTTATTCTACCATGATGAGCTTGTATTCGATCTTGATATTAATTTTATACTCGATACACCTGTTTATGAGCGTCCAAGAGAGATATCAACTGTGGAATTTGCTGATGGTGAACTACAAGAGCCCGACTCAGGCTCTTACGGTAATATACTGAAGATGCTACTGGCATCACCGAATATAAGGTCAAAGGAGGCGGTCATAAGGCGATATGACCACGAAGTAAGAGCTGCTACTGTATTGAAGCCGCTGCAGGGGCTAATAGGGAAGGAGACGCATGGTGACGCTGTGGTACTAAAGCCGTTAGAGTCCTCTTATAGAGGGATTGCCATCACGGCAGATGTGACTCCATCGTATTGTGAACTGAATCCGTTCTGGGGTGCAGCGAGTGCGATAGATGAAGTATGCAGGAATTTGACCGCGGTAGGTGCCGTTCCGCATTCGTTTGCCGACTGTCTCAACTTTGGCAATCCCGAGAAGCCACCGCGCATGGGTGAGTTCTATGAATGCTGCCGTGGACTTGGCTATATGGCTTCTTCCCTTGGTATACCGTTCGTTAGTGGTAATGTGAGTTTTTATAATGAATCATCAGTACTTGGAGAGTCTATACCACCCACACCCGTGGTTCTCGGCATTGGCGTGTGTGATGATATAAGAGAATGCGTCACAGCGGATGCGAAAGAGGCATCGAATTTGCTATATGTGGTGGGGGATACAAAAAGAGAGCTTGGAGGTAGCGAGTATTACAGATTAAGGGGCGTTAGGGCAGGTATAGTACCAAGAACAGACCCGACAGTGTTGAAGACACGCATGGCTGCATTAAGAGAAGCGATGACCGCAGGGATGATAGCGAGTTGCCATGACATCTCCGAGGGTGGACTCGCAATTGCAGTATGCGAGATGCTCATGGGCGGTGACCTTGGCGCTGAGATCGAGATTGGTGGTGTGAATATGAATCCCGGATCCGGACGCGGACGTGGACTGAGAAGCGATTATAAACTCTTCTCGGAATCGAATACGAGATGGATTGTGGAGGTCTGGCATGATGACCGTGAGAGGTTCGAGATGCTGATGCAGAATCGTGGTGTTCTGGTAGTGAATATAGGAGAAACGAAGGATGAGGATGTGGTTATAATAGAAGACAGCGGTAAGAAGCTGATAGAAGAGCCACTGGCGGAACTGCGAGCGAGATGGCGAGGGGAAATGGGAATAGAGTGATGGCAGGAGCTACGAAGATAATCAACGCGGCAGTTTGTCCGTTCTGTGCTTGCCTGTGCGATGATATAGTCATCTCTTTAAAAAATAACGAGATAGAGGAGATAAGAAACGCTTGCAGGTTTGGTGTAGAGAAATTCTACTCATACAGGCGTCCGCGCTTGAAGTATCCGCGGGTGGAAGGCAGGGATGGTGGCTATAAAGAAGCAATCTCAAAGGCGGCGGAGATACTGAATGGTGCGAATAAACCGCTTATCTATGGGCTGAGTAACAGCAGTTATGAAGCTCAGCGTGTGGCATTGGAGATAGCGAAGCGTAGGAGAGGAGTGCTTGATATCTCGGAATCCATCTGTCATAATCTGCTATATGCAAGGTTGAAAAAGTATCCATTTTACTATGCATTGCTGGATGAGATAAGAGAGAAAGCGAATGTGATTGTTTATTGGGGTTCCAATCCCTTCATATCGCATCCACGGCATCTCTCGCGGTATTCTGTATATCCAACGGGTCGTTACGCGATGAAGGGCGTGACGGACCGTGATATAATTGTGATTGATGTTGTGGAGAGTGAAGTGAAGAAGCGATGGCTATTGCAGGTGAAGCCGGGTGATGACGTAAGGATAGCGGATATTATAACCCGATTGATATCAGGAGAGCGGGTGGAGCGTTGGGAAGAGGATATAGATGTAGAAATAGGGATAGATACGCTGAAGGAGATAGAGGATAAACTGAAGAGGGCTTTATACGGTGTTATCTTCGTTGGACTCGGCGTCCTTGCGAGTGAGAATGCGGGCTATACTCTGGAGGCAATCCTCGCTCTCGTTGATGCACTGAATAAAGAAGGTGCTAAGTACGTATTGTTCCCGATGAAGGGGCATTATAATGTAATGGG includes the following:
- the cfbE gene encoding coenzyme F430 synthase; its protein translation is MRLKIEDASRILVLDPIHGAEVIADALKELGKEVDIFNPYREPTFRGDLNYDLVIAPVHLNPNFEIMKQVLNAHIQLINHHEAVKELVSLNNPFSGLHVIEITGTVKKTTTCELIYQLLRGMEKNIILHTSSGTRYKSADGGEIKLPRLSGTPANVLKVMLLARDMDLNPEIAIFEISLGLTGSCDVGVITSLEDDYKIAGATKTASAAKIASIKNCSDGIVVHPGLSLSSVVHDNSNSNSYGDRGENLWIEEVRAVFNKLKTIDGKIISGSLNFAPFKWRIGSDYYRSCLEAALCAVLSLGIAPEELNTREITAVAGRMKVEELKGRILIDNSNSGTKLKFISGLVDAASHLHPYHSEREQRQKQIKKKMILIIGEDSPYVCEGINVDELKEVVEMANERSDFKEIIIVGDRFRAEAEFEGVPVSFASDLDTALNNAIEATGEGDVIISSVKTWR
- a CDS encoding ABC transporter ATP-binding protein codes for the protein MVEILNVEGLCKTYKLEEIGKEIVALDNVSFKLDKGGVLGIIGKSGAGKTTLLRMLRGYERFDAGRIELDGVSVEHDSPYSEFKKLQKKTAFHLQRSFALWNQSVVNNVILRLRAAQTGLEELPQYEDEYEELKEQALEILDLVGLREKYKYFYPILSGGEKQKVLLARQLAKSPSLLLLDEPSTMSDPISREELLDSVKRVNEATGISILLVSHMPEVHRALSDRLIWIDKGRIIDDGGVEEIIGKFMSQLEPMEPLQPIKNPRDTIIELNGVWKKYVIYTSNTLIKTIEMPELNLKIPRGEILGIIGPSAMGKTVLMRMLAGVEQPDKGQVLYRIGTVDFANIAALGSKRAMEARTKLGILHQEFTLPPYQLVQDAFAQKLGIKKLEMVRQAMKRAEEQGISNVTLDALLRIADMPELEAKQKLEDLGLSIEIFESLFPKFPLTETFEAARPYLKALDLPEEIFERHNAEASAGERVRLAIAILMSAKPEVLLLDEPFGDLDPISMRKIANSIKKLNYEFNTTILVVSHQLEVIRELTHEAIMIDEGEIVMRGDPDEVCDAFIALGKPEQ
- the purL gene encoding phosphoribosylformylglycinamidine synthase subunit PurL, whose amino-acid sequence is MANKVGLRGANEEELLRISEIMGLALNLEEMKKIRSYFIARNREPTDVELQSIAQAWSEHCSYKSSKRILKEFIFRSSIEAPQCIDVIEEDAGVVEFDDEHAYVVAFESHNHPSAIEPYGGAATGIGGIVRDVVCMGAQPVALIDSIFFAPPDIKQLPADVKVKHPRFLFNGVVSGISDYGNRIGIPTCAGMIYFHNGYAGNCVVNVGCVGLMKKRELRRSMAKPGEVLLLVGGRTGRDGIHGVTFASGELGAEEFRSAVQLGDPITKEPLMHAILECNKRGLIRGMKDLGGGGLSCAVSEMCHSGGCGAEIHLERVKLKESGLQAWEIWISESQERFLLAVMPDDVSSLRDIFDKWDVDATDIGKAVSGGRIRLFYHDELVFDLDINFILDTPVYERPREISTVEFADGELQEPDSGSYGNILKMLLASPNIRSKEAVIRRYDHEVRAATVLKPLQGLIGKETHGDAVVLKPLESSYRGIAITADVTPSYCELNPFWGAASAIDEVCRNLTAVGAVPHSFADCLNFGNPEKPPRMGEFYECCRGLGYMASSLGIPFVSGNVSFYNESSVLGESIPPTPVVLGIGVCDDIRECVTADAKEASNLLYVVGDTKRELGGSEYYRLRGVRAGIVPRTDPTVLKTRMAALREAMTAGMIASCHDISEGGLAIAVCEMLMGGDLGAEIEIGGVNMNPGSGRGRGLRSDYKLFSESNTRWIVEVWHDDRERFEMLMQNRGVLVVNIGETKDEDVVIIEDSGKKLIEEPLAELRARWRGEMGIE
- a CDS encoding formylmethanofuran dehydrogenase subunit B — its product is MAGATKIINAAVCPFCACLCDDIVISLKNNEIEEIRNACRFGVEKFYSYRRPRLKYPRVEGRDGGYKEAISKAAEILNGANKPLIYGLSNSSYEAQRVALEIAKRRRGVLDISESICHNLLYARLKKYPFYYALLDEIREKANVIVYWGSNPFISHPRHLSRYSVYPTGRYAMKGVTDRDIIVIDVVESEVKKRWLLQVKPGDDVRIADIITRLISGERVERWEEDIDVEIGIDTLKEIEDKLKRALYGVIFVGLGVLASENAGYTLEAILALVDALNKEGAKYVLFPMKGHYNVMGAVQLLMRETGYPFGLDFSRENIFEPGKTTVMDVIEDVDAALIVGADPVASFPGDKVKRLAEIPLIVIDPFETPTTSLASVVLPTAITGVEAEGIAYRMDGLPLKLDKIVNSEYPTDIEVLEGIYRSLK